The window GGCGGCGCCGGTGGCCGCCATGGGCGTGATCGTGGCCGAGCTGCGCCGCGCGTTTCCCGGCACCCCGCTCGGCGTCAACGTCTTGAAGAACGACGCGCGCGCGGCCCTCGCGATCGCCTGCGCCGCCGGCGGCCGTTTCATCCGCGTGAACGTCCACGCGGGCGCGGTGGTCGCCGACCAGGGGATCGTGGAGACCGACGCCTACCACACGCTGCGCGACCGGCGGCTCCTCGGCGCCGACGTGAGGATCTTCGCCGACGTCGGCGGCAAGCACGCGCAGCCGCTCGTGCCCGTCGAGCTCGAGCAGACCGCGCGCGACCTCGTCCACCGCGGCCTCGCCGACGCGCTCGTGGTCTCGGGCCCCGCGACCGGCCAGGCGACGCCGGTCGCCGACGTCAAGCG is drawn from Candidatus Methylomirabilota bacterium and contains these coding sequences:
- a CDS encoding BtpA/SgcQ family protein encodes the protein MKLARTLIGMVHLPPLPGSPRWEGSMERVAAAALADARALVEGGIDALLVENYGDAPFTTGRVEAAPVAAMGVIVAELRRAFPGTPLGVNVLKNDARAALAIACAAGGRFIRVNVHAGAVVADQGIVETDAYHTLRDRRLLGADVRIFADVGGKHAQPLVPVELEQTARDLVHRGLADALVVSGPATGQATPVADVKRVRVAVPDVPLLVGSGVTPETVGELLSLADGAIVGTYVKAQGDVRRPVDPARVERLVAAA